In Synergistaceae bacterium, one genomic interval encodes:
- a CDS encoding ABC transporter permease: MEIIKTALRSLLDNRTRSLLTMLGIIIGVGAVITMVAIGSGTAQQVESFVAGFGQNLIIVMPAPPNSTGARGAAGSGNSLTLADSNALAAEGFAIAHTAPEVNASGQIIYGNSNWNTSILGSTPDILEIRNWSISDGEMFTDQDVKGAAKVCVIGQTVAKELFGYSNPIGETIRIRSIPFKIVGMTSKKGANSWGQDQDDFILVPVTTAQRRLSRSGPRADNVRRINVQARDKDSLDAAQQEIESILRQRHKLTEGVESDFNIRNLTEVQENATSTANVMSTLLGAVASISLLVGGIGIMNIMLVSVTERTREIGIRMAVGARPSNVRVQFLTEAVVLSLLGGAIGISGGVGISHAVTHFLGWPTVISVQSIIIAAGFSAFVGVLFGFWPAWKASNLDPIVALRNE, from the coding sequence ATGGAAATAATAAAGACTGCTTTAAGATCTCTGCTCGACAACCGTACAAGATCTTTGCTCACAATGCTGGGAATCATAATAGGAGTCGGAGCCGTCATCACAATGGTAGCTATCGGAAGCGGAACAGCACAGCAGGTAGAAAGTTTTGTAGCCGGATTCGGTCAAAATTTAATTATCGTCATGCCAGCACCGCCAAATTCAACAGGAGCAAGAGGCGCAGCAGGTTCGGGAAATTCTTTAACGCTAGCTGACTCTAACGCCTTGGCCGCTGAAGGTTTCGCAATCGCACACACCGCACCCGAAGTAAACGCATCCGGACAAATTATTTACGGAAATTCAAACTGGAACACTAGCATATTAGGAAGCACACCCGATATTTTAGAGATTCGCAACTGGTCAATTTCAGACGGCGAAATGTTCACGGATCAAGACGTTAAAGGCGCTGCAAAAGTTTGTGTAATCGGTCAGACCGTCGCAAAAGAATTATTCGGATATTCTAACCCAATCGGCGAGACAATAAGAATCCGCAGCATACCATTTAAAATTGTCGGAATGACCAGCAAGAAAGGCGCAAACTCATGGGGGCAGGATCAAGACGATTTTATTCTAGTTCCCGTTACGACCGCGCAGAGAAGATTATCACGTTCAGGGCCGAGAGCTGACAACGTAAGACGCATTAACGTTCAGGCAAGGGACAAAGACTCTCTCGATGCAGCACAACAGGAAATAGAATCTATCTTGCGCCAGAGACATAAATTAACAGAAGGAGTCGAAAGCGATTTTAACATCAGAAATTTAACAGAAGTCCAAGAAAACGCAACAAGTACCGCTAACGTAATGAGTACGCTTTTGGGTGCAGTAGCGTCAATTTCTTTGCTGGTCGGCGGCATAGGCATAATGAACATAATGTTAGTCTCAGTAACTGAACGAACGCGCGAAATCGGAATCAGAATGGCTGTCGGCGCAAGACCTTCAAACGTGAGAGTCCAATTTTTGACTGAAGCTGTTGTATTATCGCTTTTAGGCGGTGCAATAGGAATAAGCGGAGGAGTCGGAATCTCACATGCTGTAACACATTTTTTGGGCTGGCCTACGGTTATATCGGTGCAATCAATAATAATTGCTGCTGGATTCTCTGCGTTCGTGGGAGTCTTGTTCGGGTTCTGGCCTGCGTGGAAGGCTTCAAATTTGGATCCGATTGTAGCTCTAAGGAATGAATAA